In one Methylocaldum szegediense genomic region, the following are encoded:
- a CDS encoding Maf family protein has protein sequence MTKIVLASSSTYRQDLLKKLGLEFEAVSPRVVETPGFDESPDNQALRLAKEKAAAAAPRFPESLIIGSDQVAVLNGRQLVKPMTRDNAIRQLRESSGQRVAFYTAVSVLHTTTGEMKTDIDRCAVYFRSLDDREIERYVDRERPFDCAGGFKSEGLGIVLFEKFEGEDPNALVGLPLIRLARLLTSFGIRVV, from the coding sequence ATGACAAAAATTGTTCTGGCTTCCAGCTCCACCTATCGCCAAGACTTGTTGAAAAAGCTGGGGCTCGAATTCGAGGCAGTCTCTCCTCGAGTTGTCGAAACGCCCGGTTTTGATGAAAGTCCCGATAACCAGGCACTGCGACTCGCGAAGGAGAAGGCCGCGGCGGCGGCACCTCGCTTTCCCGAAAGCCTGATTATCGGCTCGGATCAAGTCGCCGTTCTGAACGGAAGGCAATTAGTAAAGCCGATGACGCGCGACAACGCCATTCGGCAACTTCGCGAGTCTTCGGGACAACGTGTCGCCTTTTACACCGCCGTATCCGTGTTGCACACGACCACTGGAGAAATGAAAACGGATATCGACCGTTGCGCGGTCTACTTTCGATCACTGGATGATCGGGAAATTGAACGTTATGTCGATCGCGAACGACCTTTTGACTGTGCCGGTGGGTTTAAATCGGAGGGCTTGGGTATCGTGCTATTTGAAAAGTTCGAAGGCGAAGATCCCAATGCGCTGGTTGGGCTACCGCTAATACGACTTGCTCGCCTGCTCACGAGCTTCGGAATACGGGTAGTTTAA
- a CDS encoding HDOD domain-containing protein codes for MPIAETPETLVMGMPQLVSPSVAVARVWAILERDDFNFAEIAEAIGQDPALTARLLKIVNSAFYNLPVRIETITRAVGLVGADTLYSLALTTSVIHSFRKIPTCLVNMNDFWLNSLYCGVISRLLAKEASVLHSERLFVAGLLHRIGALIIYLRLPDKAREILLAAAGDDRLIPGLEKDRLGFTYAEIGAELAKAWKLPEALQEAIRWHLEPELAETHRLEASLLYLANRLKTVALLGFPADDVIRAIPDEVAVTTRLDEGQIMKVMALASEQFSETAAVFMPGVYLQH; via the coding sequence ATGCCCATCGCCGAAACACCCGAAACCCTTGTGATGGGGATGCCTCAGTTGGTATCCCCGTCGGTCGCAGTGGCGCGGGTTTGGGCCATTCTCGAACGTGACGATTTCAACTTTGCCGAGATTGCCGAGGCAATCGGTCAGGATCCGGCACTTACCGCACGATTATTGAAGATAGTCAACAGTGCGTTTTACAACTTGCCGGTCCGTATCGAGACCATTACACGTGCGGTCGGGCTGGTTGGTGCCGATACGCTGTACAGTTTGGCGCTGACCACTTCCGTCATCCACAGCTTTCGCAAAATCCCGACGTGTTTGGTCAATATGAATGATTTTTGGTTGAACAGCCTTTATTGCGGCGTGATTTCGCGTCTATTGGCCAAGGAAGCCTCTGTCCTGCACAGCGAACGCTTGTTTGTTGCGGGCCTGTTACATCGCATCGGTGCGCTGATTATCTATTTGCGTTTGCCCGACAAGGCGCGGGAAATTCTGTTGGCTGCCGCTGGCGACGATCGGTTGATCCCGGGATTGGAAAAAGATCGGCTCGGTTTTACTTATGCGGAGATCGGGGCGGAACTGGCCAAGGCCTGGAAACTGCCAGAGGCTTTGCAGGAAGCGATTCGTTGGCATCTCGAGCCTGAATTGGCCGAAACTCACCGCTTGGAAGCCAGTCTGTTATATCTTGCGAATCGACTAAAAACCGTGGCATTACTCGGCTTTCCGGCCGACGACGTGATTCGGGCGATACCGGACGAGGTTGCCGTTACGACACGTTTGGACGAAGGCCAAATAATGAAGGTGATGGCCCTAGCGTCCGAACAATTCAGCGAAACGGCCGCCGTATTCATGCCAGGTGTTTATCTGCAGCATTGA
- a CDS encoding YceD family protein, producing the protein MSRVRDMVLNEKGEAKVDLEFRKEGRRAVVSGWVEADLELECQCCLEPLDWPVRSKVHLGIVSTIDEGNLLPEPLEPLLLDETGMIDPADIVADELVLAIPPIPQHPQCALPKTETDAESRENPFAVLAQLKNSRQ; encoded by the coding sequence ATGTCTCGCGTACGGGACATGGTGCTCAATGAGAAAGGCGAGGCAAAAGTCGATCTCGAATTTCGGAAAGAAGGCCGGCGAGCAGTCGTTTCCGGGTGGGTCGAGGCTGATCTCGAGCTGGAGTGCCAGTGTTGTTTGGAGCCTTTGGACTGGCCGGTACGCAGCAAAGTACACCTAGGCATCGTCAGTACCATCGATGAAGGAAATCTGTTGCCAGAACCGCTTGAGCCTTTGCTTCTCGATGAAACGGGTATGATCGATCCTGCGGACATCGTTGCTGACGAATTGGTGTTGGCGATTCCGCCGATTCCCCAACACCCTCAGTGTGCTTTGCCTAAGACGGAAACCGATGCTGAATCCCGCGAGAATCCTTTCGCCGTATTGGCGCAACTCAAAAATAGTCGACAGTAG